One part of the Esox lucius isolate fEsoLuc1 chromosome 10, fEsoLuc1.pri, whole genome shotgun sequence genome encodes these proteins:
- the ndufs5 gene encoding NADH dehydrogenase [ubiquinone] iron-sulfur protein 5, with the protein MPFFDLPGKVGINLDRWMLIQSGDQPYKRAPRCHAFEKEWIECSDGIGQTRAKKECQIEFEDFYECMHREKSHKRLHEIRKQRDKLVKEGKYQTPAHHSGAPVDDRP; encoded by the exons ATGCCATTCTTTGACCTCCCGGGGAAGGTGGGCATCAACCTTGATCGATGGATGTTGATCCAGAGTGGAGATCAGCCATACAAACGTGCGCCGCGTTGCCATGCCTTCGAGAAGGAATGGATCGAGTGCTCAGATGGTATTGGTCAAACCCGTGCCAAGAAGGAGTGCCAGATCGAGTTTGAGGACTTCTATGAGTGCATGCATAGAGAGAAATCT caCAAGAGGCTGCATGAGATCCGTAAGCAGAGGGACAAGCTAGTGAAAGAGGGGAAATACCAGACCCCAGCTCACCACAGCGGTGCTCCGGTGGACGACCGACCATGA
- the rnf19b gene encoding E3 ubiquitin-protein ligase RNF19B, with amino-acid sequence MGSEKDSDSPHSSVSGIPKPKCRAPGKRQGRMSFHSFFNNKRVSRGAQPGPAAPLSQPHNQQQQRTPQVPPAVPPTPNLPPGTGPDGPQDPATPPVSAPAEPPSSSRPSPCPPQSPGSGASPPADFLECPLCLVRQPAGQLPALLGCGHRSCLCCLRQYLRIEITESRVNLSCPECSERLAPHQVADILDDSALLEKYEEFLLRRCLASDPDCRWCPAPDCGFAVIASGCASCPRLVCRREGCGAEFCYHCKQAWHPNQTCDSARQQRALSLHTHSNHSPSYTQEHGPADDIKPCPRCGAYIIKMNDGSCNHMTCAVCGCEFCWLCMKEISDLHYLSPSGCTFWGKKPWSRKKKILWQLGTLIGAPVGITLIAGITVPAMVIGIPVYVGRKIHAHYEGKKTNRHRRNLAVSGGVALSIITAPVIAAVSVGIGVPIMLAYVYGVVPISLCRGGGCGVSRGKGRGVRIDFDEDDGPITVADAWRALKSNSLGDSSLEGAASGLSTTSPSEGLSVAPGGLGNTPHFNTLAGGALGARAGKYNRLELQTGDLGKDSAQRDTGSLGAGSDCVSTRGMAGSIVSSYTLPDRECTNLEIQVDIETKPSHLCLTSEEDLTPPPISMAPYPSSGGEEPQDCSSRRGGALSGSALGLSPGASLREGLRDVTLAQPESIRSDLEMSDTQSDDIADLTSDDCDSPHPKSCRTSHQPQTTCRPLHTSEGLHCPPDNVILYV; translated from the exons ATGGGATCGGAAAAAGACTCTGATTCCCCCCACTCGTCAGTGAGTGGAATTCCAAAGCCCAAATGCCGGGCACCGGGAAAACGCCAAGGACGCATGTCTTTCCACAGCTTCTTCAACAACAAACGGGTTTCCCGTGGTGCCCAACCCGGGCCGGCCGCCCCTTTATCCCAGCCCCATAACCAACAACAACAGCGTACCCCACAAGTTCCCCCCGCGGTACCTCCCACCCCAAACCTACCCCCCGGCACGGGCCCGGACGGCCCACAGGACCCAGCCACACCCCCCGTCTCCGCCCCGGCGGAGCCCCCCTCATCCAGTCGGCCGTCCCCGTGTCCCCCCCAGTCGCCCGGGTCCGGCGCCTCTCCTCCGGCGGACTTCCTGGAGTGCCCTCTGTGCCTGGTGCGCCAGCCTGCGGGACAGCTCCCGGCACTCCTGGGCTGTGGCCACCGCTCCTGCCTGTGTTGCCTGCGCCAGTACCTGCGCATCGAGATCACCGAGAGTCGCGTCAACCTCAGCTGCCCCGAGTGTTCGGAGAGGCTGGCGCCGCACCAGGTGGCGGACATCTTGGACGACTCGGCGCTGCTGGAGAAGTACGAGGAGTTCCTGCTGCGCCGCTGCCTGGCCTCGGACCCTGACTGCCGCTGGTGTCCAGCGCCCGACTGCGG gttCGCGGTGATTGCTTCGGGCTGTGCCAGCTGCCCGAGGTTGGTGTGTCGCAGGGAGGGCTGCGGCGCGGAGTTCTGCTACCACTGCAAACAGGCTTGGCACCCGAACCAGACCTGTGATTCGGCCCGCCAGCAGAGGGCGCTGTCCCTGCACACGCACAGCAACCACTCACCCAGCTACACACAGGAACACGGGCCCG CTGACGACATCAAGCCGTGCCCGCGATGCGGTGCCTACATCATCAAGATGAACGACGGCAGCTGCAACCACATGACGTGCGCCGTGTGCGGCTGCGAGTTCTGCTGGTTGTGCATGAAGGAGATCTCTGACCTCCACTACCTCAG TCCATCAGGGTGTACGTTCTGGGGAAAGAAGCCATGGAGTCGTAAAAAGAAGATTTTGTGGCAGCTTGGTACTCTGATTGGAGCGCCAGTTGGCATCACTCTCATAGCTGGCATCACTGTGCCTGCCATGGTCATTGGCATCCCTGTCTATGTGGGACGCAAG ATCCACGCCCATTATGAGGGGAAGAAGACCAATCGCCACAGGAGGAACCTGGCCGTCTCCGGAGGGGTGGCGCTGTCAATCATCACCGCTCCGGTTATAGCGGCCGTCAGCGTTGGCATCGGCGTGCCCATAATGTTGGCGTACGTCTACGGCGTGGTGCCCATCTCGCTGTGCCGCGGGGGTGGCTGCGGTGTCAGCCGAGGGAAGGGCCGCGGTGTACGGATCGACTTCGACGAGGACGACGGCCCGATCACTG TGGCGGATGCGTGGCGGGCCCTGAAGTCCAATAGCCTGGGCGATAGTAGCCTGGAGGGGGCAGCCAGTGGCCTCAGCACCACCTCCCCGAGCGAGGGGCTCTCCGTGGCTCCCGGGGGCTTGGGGAACACCCCCCACTTCAACACTCTGGCCGGGGGGGCCCTCGGAGCCAGGGCTGGCAAATACAACAG GTTGGAGCTCCAAACAGGGGACCTGGGGAAGGACAGTGCCCAAAGGGACACCGGTAGTCTGGGAGCCGGCAGTGACTGTGTCAGCACTAGGGGAATGGCAGGCTCCATCGTCTCCTCCTACACACTCCCGGATAG GGAGTGCACTAATCTTGAGATCCAGGTGGACATTGAGACCAAACCCAGCCACCTCTGCCTAACCAGCGAGGAAGACCTAACTCCTCCCCCTATTTCCATGGCACCATACCCGAGCTCTGGGGGGGAGGAGCCTCAGGACTGCAGCTCCCGAAGGGGCGGGGCTCTGTCCGGCTCAGCATTGGGCCTGTCGCCCGGAGCGTCTCTCAGGGAGGGGCTTCGCGATGTCACTCTGGCCCAGCCAGAGAGCATCCGTAGTGATCTGGAGATGTCGGACACCCAGTCGGACGATATCGCCGACCTGACGTCAGACGACTGCGACTCTCCTCACCCCAAGAGCTGCCGAACCTCTCACCAACCACAGACCACCTGCAGACCGCTTCACACCTCTGAAGGCCTCCACTGCCCTCCGGATAATGTCATCCTTTATGTTTAA